CGCGGATAGCGTCTTCGATGGCGCCGATGGTGATGTGGCGCGAGTCATTGTAGCTCGTGCCGAAGCTCGTGACGAGGATGACCGGCTTCACGGCCTTCTCCTTTTCACTCGATTTCTCGGAACTCGCGGAGGTGTTGGAGCAGCCCGCGAGCGCGACTCCGGCGAGCGCGACGGCTCCGGTTGCTGCGGCGCCCATGAAGCCGCGGCGTGACATCTGGTCGGACATGGTTTTTCCTTTCCTCGGTTTGCCGGTCCCCCGGCGACAGTTGCTTGTCGGCACAAGCGAAAGAAAAGCGCACCCCTCGGGGTTCACAAGGAGCTAACGCCACGGCGATGCCGTGAGGAAAAGGCGAAGCAGTCTGGCTTGGGGCGCGAGGCGGTTCGCCCGCGCGTCCTATACAGTAATGTCCCTTGCCCAGGATTCCCACCTGGTTCCCTCCGCAAGCCAGCGCGGGCTGTGCGGGCGCCGCGCCGGTCATTTCCTTTTATCCGATTGTCATATGCTCGTTGCCGAAACTTTTACTATGATAGTGGGCACTTGTGAACGTGTCAAAGCCAGGGCGGGCGGCATTGCGCCTCCTGCCTGCGTATTTGCGCCGATTGCCGCCGCAGGCGCCGTGTTTTGCCCGCTGCGCGAATGGCGGCGTAAACGGTTGCGATGAGAAACGGGAAGGGAAGGCTCGGATGATTCATATCGTTGGCGCAGGCTCGGGCGCCGCCGACCTTATCACGCTGCGCGGGGCGCGCCTTCTGCGCGCGGCCGACGTGGTCGTTTGGGCGGGAAGCCTTGTGAATCCCGAGCTGCTCGCTGAGTGCAAGGAATCCTGCATCGTCTACGACAGCGCGCACATGACCTTGGAGGAAGTGCTCGACGTGATGTGCGCGGCAGATGCGCGGGGCGAGGAAGTGGTGCGCCTGCACACGGGCGACCCGTGCCTGTACGGCGCCATCCAGGAGCAGATGGACGCGCTCGACGCGCGCGGCGTGGACTACGAGGTGGTGCCCGGCGTGTCGAGCTTTTGCGGTGCCGCGGCGGCGCTTCGCCAGGAATACACGCTGCCGGGAATCAGCCAGTCGGTCGTGATCACGCGGCTTTCCGGACGTACCCCCATGCCCGCGGGCGAGGGCATGCGCACCATGGCGGAAAGCGGCTCGACTATGGTCATCTTCCTGAGCTCGGGTATGCTCGCCGAGCTTTCCGCCGAGCTTTTGGCCGCGGGCCGCAGCTCCGACGAGCCGGCGGCGCTCGTGTACAAGGCGACCTGGCCTGAGGAGCGCGTGGTGCGCTGCACAGTGGGCACGCTCGCCGATGCGGGCGCGCGAGAGGGCATCGACCGCACGGCGCTCGTGGTGGTGGGCCGCGTGCTCGGAGCTCGCGGCGGGCTTGCGCACGACGGCGCGCAAGCGGAGTCGTACGAGCGCAGCAAGCTTTACGACCCTTCGTTTGCCACGGGGTATCGGAAGGCGAGCAGCTAGCGTGGCCTTCGAGCACTACATATATACCGGGACGACCCGCCTGCGCTGCGGCTACACGACGGGGAGCTGCGCCGCGCTCGCGGCGAAGGCCGCCTGCGAGATGCTCTTGTCACGAAAGCCCGCCGGCCGCGTGTCGATCGCCACGCCCGGCGGGCTGCCCGTCGAGACGGACGTGGTCGACGTATGCATCGGCGAGGGGTGCGCCCAGTGCGCCGTGCGAAAGGACGCAGGCGACGATGCCGATGTGACCGACGGCGTGCTCGTGTACGCGCGCGTGGAACATGCGGGGTCGGGCACGGGCGCTGCGGGCAGCAAGGGCGTGCCCACGCGCGAATCGGAAGTTTCCGTCGATGGCGGCGTGGGCGTGGGGCGCGTGACGTTGCCCGGGCTCGAGCAGCCGGTGGGGGCGGCCGCCATCAACGCGACGCCGCGCGCGATGATCACTTCGGCGGTGCGCGAGGTGTGCGCCGCGCACGGCTTTTCTGGAAATATTGCTGTGACGATTTCGGTTCCCGAGGGCGTTTCCCTTGCCGAAAAGACCTTCAACCCGCACCTGGGGATAGAGGGCGGCATCTCCATCCTGGGCACGACGGGCATCGTCGAGCCGCGCAGCCTCGCTGCCTTGCGCGACAGCATCGAGCTCGAGATCCGGCAGCATGCGGCTATGGGGCGGCGCGGAGTCGTGCTCACGCCCGGCAACTACGGCGGGCAGTTCATCTCGGGGCATTTCCACCTAAACGGTGCGCCGGTGGTCTTCATCTCCAACTTTGTGGGCGATGCGATTGATTGCTGCGTTCGCGAGGGATTCACCAATGTCCTTCTTGTGGGACACATCGGCAAGCTGGTGAAGGTCGCTGGCGGCATCATGGACACCCATTCGCGTACCGCCGACTGCCGCGCGGAGATTCTGGCCGCCCACGCGGCCTTGGCCGGCGCGGGCGCGAAGACCGTGCGCGAGATCATGTCGTCGGTCACGACCACGGCGGCGCTCGAGGTAATCGAGGCCGCCGGCGTGGGGGACGCTGCGCGCGCCTCGCTCGCTGCGGCAATCGAGGACAGGTTGCGCCGCCGCGCGGCGGGCGCATGCGACATCGCCGCGGTCGTGTTCGACGCCGAGCGCCGCGAGCTTTTCCGCACATCGGGCGCCGATGCAGTTATCGGGGAATTGGGGGCGACGTATGAGTAAAGGTGTGCTGTACGGGGTGGGCACGGGGCCTGGCGACCCCGAGCTGCTCACGATCAAGGCCGTCCGCACAATCGAATCGTGTCCGGTCATCGCCGCACCGCAGACGGCGGACGGGGTCATGGTCGCGCTCGACATCGTGCGCGGCGCCGTTGACCTTACAGGCAAGACGGTGATCCCCGTGCGATTCTCGATGACGCGCGACGCCGAGCGCCGCGCGGCCGAGCATGCCTCGCTTGTTCGCGAGCTTGTCGCGCACCTGGATGCGGTCCGCGACGTCGCGCTGCTGAACCTGGGGGACCCGAGCATCTACGCCACCTTCCAGCGCATAGCGCCCGACGTGCGCGCCCGCGGGTTCGAGGCGCGCGCCATTCCCGGCGTGCCGAGCTTCTGCGCGGTCGCCGCGGCGCTCGAGCGCGACCTCACGCCCGAGATGTCGTCGCCTCTGCACATCGTGCCCGGCGGCTACGACGACGTGCGCCGCGCAATCGGCTGGCCGGGGACGAAGGTGGTCATGAAGGCGCGCCGCTCGCTTGCGGACACGAAGCGCTTCCTTAGCGAGGAGGGCGCCTTCGACGGTGCCGAGCTCGTAGAGGACTGTGGGCTTCCGGGCGAGCGCGTGTACCGCTCGCTCGACGATGTGCCCGATCGGGGCAGCTACTTCTCGACGATGGTGGTGCGCTAGATGAGGGTTTCCTGCATAGCGTTCACTGAGAGGGGGTATGCGTTGGCGGAGCGCACCGCACGCGCGCTTTCCGATTGCGCGCAGACAGGTGAAGACGACCCTGGCTGGGACGTTTCCGTTTCGCGCGGGTTCGGCGAGGGGAAGGCCGACCTGCGCGCATGGACGGCGCTCACGTGGGAAGCGTCGGACGCGCTTCTGTTCGTGGGCGCGGCGGGCATCGCCGTGCGGGCGATCGCACCGCATGTCGCCTCGAAGGCAAACGATCCCGCGGTTGTGGCGATCGACGAGGCGGGGCGCTTTGCCGTCCCGCTTTTGTCGGGGCATTTGGGCGGTGCGAACGAGCTTGCGCAAACTGTGGCACGCGCGGCAGGGGCCATCCCCGTCATCACCACGGCGACCGATGTCCGCGGCGTGTGGGCGGTGGATACGTGGGCGCGTCGTGCGGGGCTCGCCGTTTCGAATCCCGAGGCCATCAAGCGAGTGTCGGCGCGGCTGCTTTCTGGCGGGCGCGTGGCGCTCTATTCCGACATGCCGATTTCGGGACAGCCGCCTGAGGGGGTTGACATTGCCTCCGACCGCGCGCGGGCCGATATCGTCGTGTCGCCGTTCGCTGGCGCGAATGTAGGTGCGTCCGTTCGCGCGGCGGAGACAACGGGCGAGGTCGTGCCCGCCGGTGAGACGGGGAAGCCGGCGGGCGTGCGGGCGCAGGCGCCTGCGCCCGAGCCGCTTCGCCTTGTCGTGCCCTGCATCGTTGCGGGCATAGGGTGCCGTCGCGGTGCGTGCGCCGAAGCGATCGGGGAGGCGTTTCTTCTCGCGTGCGGGCAGGCGGGTATCTCGCCTTCGGCCGTGCGCGAGGCGGCGACGATCGACGTGAAGGCGCACGAGGAGGGTCTGCTCGCCTTCTGCCGCGCGCGCAATATCCCGCTTGCGACGTATTCCGCAGAGGAGTTGTCGCAGGTCGAAGGCAGCGTTTCGCCATCTGATTTCGTGCGCGCGACGGTGGGGGTCGACAACGTGTGCGAGCGCGCGGCGCTCGCGGACGGGGGCAAACTTATCTTCCCGAAGCTCGCTCACGGCGGCGTGACCTTCGCGTTTTCCAAGGTAACTATCGAACTTTCGTTTAAGGAGCGGTGATGGGAAAGCTCTTCGTGGTGGGGATCGGCCCGGGCGGCCCCGACGGCATGACGATTGCGGCTCGGCGCGCGCTCGAGGCGGCCGACATCGTTGTGGGGTACACGAAATACGTGGAGCTCGCGCTCGCCGCCGTGCCCGACGCGGCGCATCTCGCGACGCCGATGATGCACGAGGTCGAACGGTGCCGCCTGGCGCTTTCGCGCGCGCAGAGCGGAGAAGCCGTGGCGCTCGTGTGCAGCGGTGACGCGGGCGTGTACGGCATGGCGAGCCCCGTGCTGGAGCTTGCGGAGGACTACCCCGATGTAGACGTGGAAGTTATCGCCGGGGCCACCGCGGCTCAGAGCGGGTCGGCGGTGCTCGGCGCCCCGCTTGCCCACGACTTCGCGGTCGTGTCGCTCTCCGACCTGCTCACACCGTGGGAGGTCATCGAGCGCAGGCTCGCCGCCGTGGCGAGCGCCGACTTCTGCATCTGTTTGTACAACCCGCGCAGCAGAAAGCGCGCCGACAGGCTCTCGCGCGCGGCGAAGATTATGCTCGAATGGAAGGCCCCCGACACGCTCTGCGGCTGGGTACGCAACATCGGGCGCGAGGGGCAGCAGTCGGGCATGTGCAGGCTCTCCGAGCTGGGGGAGATCGACGCCGACATGTTCACCACCGTGTTCGTCGGCAACGCGGACACGAAGCGCGTAGGCGGCCGTATGGTCACGCCGCGCGGGTATCGGGAGATTCCATGCGAAAGGTAACGATCATCGGGGCGGGGCCCGGAAACCCCGACTTGCTCTCGCGCGCGGCGCTCGACGCGATCGACATCGCCGACGTGGTCATCGGCGCTCATCGCGCGCTTGCCGGCATCGACGTGCCGCCCGACGTGGTGAGATGCGAGCTCGTGAAGACGGCGGACATCGTCGCCGCGCTCACCGATGCGGCGTCGTGGCAGCGCGCCGTGGTCGTGATGACGGGCGATGTGGGGCTGTTCAGCGGCGCACGCCGCCTGGTGGAGGCGCTCTCCGGCGACGCGCAGGTGGACGTGCACGTCATTCCCGGCATAAGCTCAGCGTCGTATCTCGCCGCGCGCCTCGCGCGTCCATGGCAGGATTGGCGCTTCGCGAGCGCTCACGGCGTGGCGTGCGACATCGTGGCCGAGGCCGAGCGCGCAGGCGAGCTCTTCCTCGCCACGTCGGGCGGGGAAGACCCCTCGCGGCTTTCGGGCGAGCTTGTGCAGGCGGGCTTCGGGGACGCGCGCGTGACGGTTGCCGAGCGCCTGTCATACCCCGACGAGCGCATCACCTGCGCGACCGCAAGTGAAATCGCAGGTCAGACGTTCGACGACTTGAACGTGATGCTTATCGAGTTCGCAGGCTGCGCCGGGTCGCCTGCGGGCTCTAGCGCAGCCTGCGAGGCGCCGGCCGGCGCGTCTGCGCCCGCGGCGGCTTCTTTCGCGGCGGACTCTGCGGGCGCATCCCGCGCCGCGAGCTCCCGCTGGCCGTACGCTTCCTCGGGCATTCCCGACGAGCTCTTCATCCGCGGCGACGTTCCCATGACCAAGCAGGAGGTGCGCGCCGTCGCGCTCGCGAAGCTGCGCCTTACCGCGACCGACACCGTGTGGGACGTCGGCGCCGGCACGGGGAGCGTGTCGATCGAGGCGGCGCTCGTCGCGCGAGCGGGGTCGGTATGGGCGGTCGAGCGCAACGCGGCCGGTGTGCGGCTCATCCGAGAGAACGCGGATGCATTCGGGTGCGGCAACGTGCATGCGGTCCCCGGTGTCGCCCCCGAAGCGCTCGCGAAACTGCCCGTCCCCGACGCCGTGTTCGTCGGCGGGAGCGCGGGCGAGCTTCCCTCCATCGTGGAGGCGGCGCTCGAGAAGAACTCACAGGTTCGCCTGTGCGTGCCATGCGTCACCGTTGAGACGCTCACCGAGGCTTGCGCGCTCCTCTCGGGTTCGCGCTTTAAGGGGTTCGAGGCGTGCCAGGTGTCGGCCGTCCGCGCCACGGCTGTAGGCTCGCACCATCTTATGAAGGCGCAAAACCCCGTGTTCCTCGTCAGCGCGCGTGGTGCGGGCGCAGATGCCGAGGAGCTTGCCGAAGTCGGGGCGCTTGCGGAGTCGCCTGTCGGGGAGGACCCCTCTGCCGAGGGGAACCCATCCGTTGAGGTGGCCTCGCTTGCTAACTGCAACGCCGCAGGTGGGGAAGGCGGCGCCCGGTGAGCACGTCCATCCCGCGCTTCATGGTCGCTGCGCCCTCGAGCGGGAGCGGCAAGACGGTGGTAACGTGCGCGCTCCTGCGCGCGCTCGCGCGCCGCGGCCTTGCATGCGCGGCTTTCAAATGCGGCCCCGACTACATTGACTCGCTCTTTCATCGCCGCGTCGTGGGTGCGCGCTCGGGCAATTTAGACGGCTTCTTCACCGACGCCCCGACGCTGCGCGCCCTGCTCGCACGCGGCGCCGCGGGCGCGGATGTCGCGGTGCTCGAGGGGGTTATGGGCTTCTACGACGGCATGGCGCCCGGCGTGGCCGACGCGAGCAGCTACCAGGTTGCGCGCGACACGGAAACGCCGGTCGTTTTAGTGGTGAACGGGCGCGGGGCGTCTTTATCGCTCGCCGCCGTAATCCGCGGCATCGCCGAGTTCCTGCCTTGTGCGAACGTGCGCGGCGTCGTGCTGAACAAGACGAGCGCCGCTGCCTGCGCCTACGCGGCGCCTGCGATCGAGAAGCACACGGGCGTCGCGGTTTTGGGGAATATCCCCGCCGACGAGGCGTTCTCGCTCGAAAGCCGGCATCTGGGGCTTGTGACCGCCGACGAGGTCGAGCAGCTCTCCGCGCGCATCGACAAGATGGCCGAGCTGGTGGAAAAGAGCGTCGACGTCGACCGCTTGCTCGAAATAGCGGCGACGGCACCCGATATCCGCGAGGAACCTTACCGGTTGGAGCCGATCGCGGGAGCGCGGCCCATCGTCGCCGTCGCGCGTGACGAGGCGTTCTCGTTCTACTACGAGGAGAACCTGCGCACGCTCGAGGACCTGGGTTGCGAGCTGGCCTTTTTCAGCCCCCTGTGTGATAGCGAGTTGCCCCGGGGGACAAGCGCCCTCTATCTGGGGGGCGGCTACCCGGAGCTCCATGCGCGGCAGCTCTCCGAGAATGCGCCGATGCGCGAGGCAATGCGGCGCGCGGTGGAATCCGGCATGCCGACGGTCGCCGAATGCGGTGGGTTTCTGTACCTGCAGCGCGAAATCGCCGATGGCGAGGGGCGGCGTTGGCCTGTTGCGGGCGCCCTTGAGGGCGCAAGCGAGAACGGGGGAAGGCTGTCCCATTTCGGGTACGTGGAGCTCACTTCCCAACGCGACGGGCTCTACGGGCCGCGCGGCACACGCATTCGCGCGCACGAGTTCCACTACTGGCAGTCCACCTGCCCGGGTGGCGACTTCTGGGCGCAGAAGCCCCGGCGCGACAAGGGCTGGCCGTGCATGACGACCACCCCGTCCCTGGTGGCGGGCTTCCCGCATGTGTACTATCCTGCTAACCCCGACGTTGCGCGCGCGTTCGCGTCTGCCGCAGCGTCGTTCGCAGAGAGGAGACGGCATGGCTGAAGCAACCGAAACCGCGCTTGCCTGCATCCGCGAGGAAGTCGAGCGCGCGTTCTTGTCGGCGCCGGGCGCCGTGCTCGAAGCCGCGCTCTCCCGGATCGCGCCCGCAGACGAGTGCGCCCGCGCCGCCGCGTACGCCGCGTGGGACTCCATCGCGCACCCCTTGGGGGGATTGGGCGACTTTGAAGACGCCGTCGCGTGTATCGCCGCAGCTCAGGGGAGCGCCGTGGTGGCCGAATTCCCCCGTGCGCTCGCGGTATTCTTCTCCGACAACGGGGTCGTTGCCGAAGGCGTGTCGCAAAGTGGGCAAGACGTGACGCGAGCCGTCGCGCGCAACATGTGCGAGGGGGCCACGAGCGCCTGCCGCATGGCGGCGTTCGCGGGTGCCGAGGTCGTGCCCATCGACGTGGGTATGGCCCGGGGCTTAGAAGACGCGCGCATGGTGCGCGCGAACGTGCGGCGGGGGAGCGGCAACATCGCGCACGGCCCCGCTATGTCTCGCGATGGGGCCGTGCGTGCGATCGAGGTCGGAATCGCCGTCGCGTGCGGGCTTGCCCGCACCGGCGTGCGCCTTCTCGCCGCGGGCGAGATGGGCATCGGCAACACGACCACCTCGGCGGCGGTAGCCGCAGTGCTCATCGGGGCGGACGGGCGGAGCCTCGTCGGGCGCGGCGCGGGGCTCTCGGACGCGTCACTCGCGCGCAAGCGCGACGTGGTCGAGCGTGCTATCGACGCGAACTCGCCCGATCCCGCCGACCCGATCGACGTGCTCTCGAAGGTGGGCGGCTTCGACATCGCGGCGATGTGCGGCTTCTACCTGGGGGCCGCGGCCTCGAAGGCCCCGGCGCTCCTCGACGGGGTCATATCCTGCACGGCGGCCCTGTGCGCGGTGCGCCTGTGCCCCAACGCCTTGGGCTACCTCGTGGGCACCCACGCATCAAGCGAACCCGCAAGCCAGGAGCTCCTTCGCGAGCTCGGCATAAAGGCACCCCTCGACGCAGGTATGCACTTGGGTGAGGGCGCGGGCGCCATGGCGTATCTGCCCCTTCTGGATTCGGCGCTGCGCGTGTACCGGGATGGTAAGACGTTCACGGCGACTGGCATGGCTGCTTACGAGCATTTCGAGGCCGGGAAATGACGGTGACGCTCGTCATCGGCGCCGCCGCGAGCGGCAAGAGCGCCTACGCCGAGTCCCTGTGCCTTGGGCACGACGGCCCTCGCGTGTACCTGGCAACGATGGAGCCCTTCGGGGAAGAGGGCGCCCGCCGCATCGCGCGCCATCGGGCGCTGCGCGAGGGCAAGGGGTTTTCCACCCTCGAGCGCACGCATGACGTGGGCTCCGCAGCGCCCGGACTTCCGCGCGGCTGCACGCTTCTTTTGGAGGACGTGGGCAACCTGGTTGCGAACGAGCTCTTCGCGGAAGGCGGCTTGTCCCCACGTGACCCCGACGCTGCGGCGCGCGAGGTGCTCGGAGGCATCGAACGGCTCGCTCAGGCCGCTGCGTATACGGTGGTGGTCACCGTCGACGTGTTCGCCGATGGGATGCGCTACGATGAAGGGACTGAGGCATGGAGGCGCGCGCTCGCGCGCGTGAACGCGGGCGTGGCGGCGCTGGCCGACCGCGCCGTCGAAGTGGTATGCGGGATTCCCGTGTGGATGAAAGGCGAAGGACCTACAAGGTGAAGATAGTAGAGGCAATCGGCGCGGCGTTCGGAACGTTCTCGCGAATCCCCGTCCCGAAATCGGCCTGGACCGATTTCGGGTCAACCCATGCGCTTGCCGCGTTTCCCCTGGTGGGCCTTGCGGAAGGCTTCCTCATGACGGCATGGGGACACGTTGCGAACCTGCTCGGCGTGCCCGCGACCATCGTCGCGGCCGTGTTCGTGGCGCTGCCTGTGGCGGTGACGGGAGGCATCCACCTAGACGGGCTCTGCGACACCTCCGATGCGCTTGCAAGTTGGGCCCCGCGCGAGCGAAAGCTCGAGATCATGCACGACCCGCGGGCGGGCGCCTTCGGGGTCATCGGTGTTGTTGTGTACCTTATTCTGCAGTTTTCCCTGTTCACCGCGCTGCCGCTTACGGCGGGGGTGTTCCTCGCGCTTCTGTGCTCGCTTGTGTTCTCCCGCGCGCTTTCGGGGCTTGCCGTTGAATGCTGGCCTGCCGCGCGGGCGGACGGCATGGCCGCGGGGCTCTCGCCTGCGAAGAAGCGCGCGGCGATCGTCGTGCCGCTTTGCGCTTTCGCTGCGGCTTCGGCTGCAGGGATGGTTGCGTGCGCTCGGGCCGTCGGCGCCCTTATGGCGGTGGCGGGGATTTTGGCGCTCGCGTGGTACCGCCATGTTGCCCTGTCCCGCTTCGGTGGGGTGACGGGGGATTTGGCCGGATGGTTTCTGCAATGGGCCGAGCTCGCGATGCTTGCCATGCTAGTGGCGGGGGGCATGCTCCTATGATGCTCGTGGTAGGTGGCGCACATTCGGGGAAGAGGACCTTCGTGCGCGAAAAGCTCGGGTTCGCGGCAGACGATTTCGTCGACGCGGTGCAGTTTGCGGAGGGCGGCGTGCCCGCGGCTTTTGCCGGTCGCGTCGCGTACCGTGCAGAGGAACTCGTACGAGCGCTCGACGCTGACCGGGCGCTCGAGCGGCTGATCGGCTTCGACGTAGTGATTCTGCCCTTGGTCGGTTCGGGGGTCGTTCCCATGCGTGCGGAAGACGCCCAATGGCGCGAGCGCGCGGGGCGCCTGGGATGCGCGCTCGCTGCGCGCGCCGACGTCGTCGTGCGCATGACGTGTGGGATGCCCCAGGTCATCAAAGGAAACCTTACCGATGCGCCTCGAAGGACGCAGGGCGCGGGCGCGTCTTTGGAAGTCGTCTTCGTGCGCCATGGTGCCACGGCGGGCACGGAAGACCATCGCTACAGCGGGGCGGGCACCGACGAGCCCCTGTCGAGCGCGGGCGAGCGCGCTTTGGACGACCTCGCGTGCGATCGTGATGTGTTCCGTGTTATCACGAGCGGCATGGCCCGCACCGACCAGACGGCGCGCATCCTCTTCCCGAACGCTGAGCTTATAGCGTGCCCCGGTCTGCGCGAGATGGATTTCGGCGACTTCGAGGGGCGAAACGCCGCCGAGCTTAAAGAGGATGCGCGCTACCGCGCCTGGGTAGACTCCTGGTGCGAGACGCGCTGCCCGCATGGCGAGGGCAAGAGCGATTTCACCCGCCGTGTCGTCGCGGCGTTTCGGGAGGCGTGCGAATCGGAGCGCGCCCAGGGAGGTGGGCGCGCCGTCTTCGTCGTTCACGCTGGTACCGTGAAAGCGCTGCTCTCCGAGCTCGCTGTCCCGAAAATGGGATACTTCGACGTGCATACCGAGCCAGGCGGCGCATGGGCCGCCACCTGGGATGGACGCTGCCTTCGCGACGTTCGCCCCGCTTCGGGGGGCGATGCCCAGTGATGACGATTCTTGCCGTCGCCGCCGGGTTCGCGGCCGACCTTGCATTCGGCGACCCGCGCTGGTTTCCCCATCCCGTCGTCGCCATGGGGCGCGCGATCACGTGGGCCGAAGGCCGCCTGCGGCGCGCATTCCCGCAAACGTCCGCGGGCGCGCGCGCCGCAGGGCTTGTGCTCTCCGTGGCGCTTCCGCTTGCGTGTGGGCTTTTGACCTGGGGAATCCTGCATCTTTGCGGCATGGTTCACTCCGGCTTGCGCTTCGTGGCCGAGGCATGGGCGAGCTATCAGATTCTCGCGGCATGCGAGCTGCGCCGCCAGAGCCTGGCCGTGGCCCGCGCGTTCTCGAAGGGCGGCCTTGTCGCGGCGCGCGAAGCCGTCGGGCTCATCGTGGGACGCGACACGTCTGTTCTCGACGAGCAGGGCGTCGCGCGCGCCGCCGTGGAAACGGTGGCGGAGAACGCGAGCGAC
The DNA window shown above is from Collinsella aerofaciens and carries:
- the cobM gene encoding precorrin-4 C(11)-methyltransferase gives rise to the protein MIHIVGAGSGAADLITLRGARLLRAADVVVWAGSLVNPELLAECKESCIVYDSAHMTLEEVLDVMCAADARGEEVVRLHTGDPCLYGAIQEQMDALDARGVDYEVVPGVSSFCGAAAALRQEYTLPGISQSVVITRLSGRTPMPAGEGMRTMAESGSTMVIFLSSGMLAELSAELLAAGRSSDEPAALVYKATWPEERVVRCTVGTLADAGAREGIDRTALVVVGRVLGARGGLAHDGAQAESYERSKLYDPSFATGYRKASS
- the cbiD gene encoding cobalt-precorrin-5B (C(1))-methyltransferase CbiD: MAFEHYIYTGTTRLRCGYTTGSCAALAAKAACEMLLSRKPAGRVSIATPGGLPVETDVVDVCIGEGCAQCAVRKDAGDDADVTDGVLVYARVEHAGSGTGAAGSKGVPTRESEVSVDGGVGVGRVTLPGLEQPVGAAAINATPRAMITSAVREVCAAHGFSGNIAVTISVPEGVSLAEKTFNPHLGIEGGISILGTTGIVEPRSLAALRDSIELEIRQHAAMGRRGVVLTPGNYGGQFISGHFHLNGAPVVFISNFVGDAIDCCVREGFTNVLLVGHIGKLVKVAGGIMDTHSRTADCRAEILAAHAALAGAGAKTVREIMSSVTTTAALEVIEAAGVGDAARASLAAAIEDRLRRRAAGACDIAAVVFDAERRELFRTSGADAVIGELGATYE
- the cobI gene encoding precorrin-2 C(20)-methyltransferase; translated protein: MQLSGNWGRRMSKGVLYGVGTGPGDPELLTIKAVRTIESCPVIAAPQTADGVMVALDIVRGAVDLTGKTVIPVRFSMTRDAERRAAEHASLVRELVAHLDAVRDVALLNLGDPSIYATFQRIAPDVRARGFEARAIPGVPSFCAVAAALERDLTPEMSSPLHIVPGGYDDVRRAIGWPGTKVVMKARRSLADTKRFLSEEGAFDGAELVEDCGLPGERVYRSLDDVPDRGSYFSTMVVR
- a CDS encoding cobalt-precorrin 5A hydrolase, yielding MRVSCIAFTERGYALAERTARALSDCAQTGEDDPGWDVSVSRGFGEGKADLRAWTALTWEASDALLFVGAAGIAVRAIAPHVASKANDPAVVAIDEAGRFAVPLLSGHLGGANELAQTVARAAGAIPVITTATDVRGVWAVDTWARRAGLAVSNPEAIKRVSARLLSGGRVALYSDMPISGQPPEGVDIASDRARADIVVSPFAGANVGASVRAAETTGEVVPAGETGKPAGVRAQAPAPEPLRLVVPCIVAGIGCRRGACAEAIGEAFLLACGQAGISPSAVREAATIDVKAHEEGLLAFCRARNIPLATYSAEELSQVEGSVSPSDFVRATVGVDNVCERAALADGGKLIFPKLAHGGVTFAFSKVTIELSFKER
- the cobJ gene encoding precorrin-3B C(17)-methyltransferase; protein product: MGKLFVVGIGPGGPDGMTIAARRALEAADIVVGYTKYVELALAAVPDAAHLATPMMHEVERCRLALSRAQSGEAVALVCSGDAGVYGMASPVLELAEDYPDVDVEVIAGATAAQSGSAVLGAPLAHDFAVVSLSDLLTPWEVIERRLAAVASADFCICLYNPRSRKRADRLSRAAKIMLEWKAPDTLCGWVRNIGREGQQSGMCRLSELGEIDADMFTTVFVGNADTKRVGGRMVTPRGYREIPCER
- the cbiE gene encoding precorrin-6y C5,15-methyltransferase (decarboxylating) subunit CbiE, with amino-acid sequence MRKVTIIGAGPGNPDLLSRAALDAIDIADVVIGAHRALAGIDVPPDVVRCELVKTADIVAALTDAASWQRAVVVMTGDVGLFSGARRLVEALSGDAQVDVHVIPGISSASYLAARLARPWQDWRFASAHGVACDIVAEAERAGELFLATSGGEDPSRLSGELVQAGFGDARVTVAERLSYPDERITCATASEIAGQTFDDLNVMLIEFAGCAGSPAGSSAACEAPAGASAPAAASFAADSAGASRAASSRWPYASSGIPDELFIRGDVPMTKQEVRAVALAKLRLTATDTVWDVGAGTGSVSIEAALVARAGSVWAVERNAAGVRLIRENADAFGCGNVHAVPGVAPEALAKLPVPDAVFVGGSAGELPSIVEAALEKNSQVRLCVPCVTVETLTEACALLSGSRFKGFEACQVSAVRATAVGSHHLMKAQNPVFLVSARGAGADAEELAEVGALAESPVGEDPSAEGNPSVEVASLANCNAAGGEGGAR
- a CDS encoding cobyrinate a,c-diamide synthase; amino-acid sequence: MSTSIPRFMVAAPSSGSGKTVVTCALLRALARRGLACAAFKCGPDYIDSLFHRRVVGARSGNLDGFFTDAPTLRALLARGAAGADVAVLEGVMGFYDGMAPGVADASSYQVARDTETPVVLVVNGRGASLSLAAVIRGIAEFLPCANVRGVVLNKTSAAACAYAAPAIEKHTGVAVLGNIPADEAFSLESRHLGLVTADEVEQLSARIDKMAELVEKSVDVDRLLEIAATAPDIREEPYRLEPIAGARPIVAVARDEAFSFYYEENLRTLEDLGCELAFFSPLCDSELPRGTSALYLGGGYPELHARQLSENAPMREAMRRAVESGMPTVAECGGFLYLQREIADGEGRRWPVAGALEGASENGGRLSHFGYVELTSQRDGLYGPRGTRIRAHEFHYWQSTCPGGDFWAQKPRRDKGWPCMTTTPSLVAGFPHVYYPANPDVARAFASAAASFAERRRHG
- the cobT gene encoding nicotinate-nucleotide--dimethylbenzimidazole phosphoribosyltransferase, coding for MAEATETALACIREEVERAFLSAPGAVLEAALSRIAPADECARAAAYAAWDSIAHPLGGLGDFEDAVACIAAAQGSAVVAEFPRALAVFFSDNGVVAEGVSQSGQDVTRAVARNMCEGATSACRMAAFAGAEVVPIDVGMARGLEDARMVRANVRRGSGNIAHGPAMSRDGAVRAIEVGIAVACGLARTGVRLLAAGEMGIGNTTTSAAVAAVLIGADGRSLVGRGAGLSDASLARKRDVVERAIDANSPDPADPIDVLSKVGGFDIAAMCGFYLGAAASKAPALLDGVISCTAALCAVRLCPNALGYLVGTHASSEPASQELLRELGIKAPLDAGMHLGEGAGAMAYLPLLDSALRVYRDGKTFTATGMAAYEHFEAGK
- a CDS encoding bifunctional adenosylcobinamide kinase/adenosylcobinamide-phosphate guanylyltransferase; this encodes MTVTLVIGAAASGKSAYAESLCLGHDGPRVYLATMEPFGEEGARRIARHRALREGKGFSTLERTHDVGSAAPGLPRGCTLLLEDVGNLVANELFAEGGLSPRDPDAAAREVLGGIERLAQAAAYTVVVTVDVFADGMRYDEGTEAWRRALARVNAGVAALADRAVEVVCGIPVWMKGEGPTR